From Pan paniscus chromosome 9, NHGRI_mPanPan1-v2.0_pri, whole genome shotgun sequence, the proteins below share one genomic window:
- the LOC100976396 gene encoding olfactory receptor 5AN1, which produces MTWGGNITEITYFILLGFSDFPRIIKVLFTIFLVIYITSLAWNLSLIVLIRMDSHLHTPMYFFLSNLSFIDVCYISSTVPKMLSNLLQEQQTITFVGCIIQYFIFSTMGLSESCLMTAMAYDRYAAICNPLLYSSIMSPTLCVWMVLGAYMTGLTASLFQIGALLQLHFCGSNVIRHFFCDMPQLLILSCTDTFFVQVMTAILTMFFGIASALVIMISYGYIGISIMKITSAKGRSKAFNTCASHLTAVSLFYTSGIFVYLSSSSGGSSSFDRFASVFYTVVIPMLNPLIYSLRNKEIKDALKRLQKRKCC; this is translated from the coding sequence ATGACTTGGGGAGGAAATATTACAGAAATCACCTATTTCATCCTGCTGGGATTCTCAGATTTTCCCAGGATCATAAAAGTGCTCTTCACTATATTCCTGGTGATCTACATTACATCTCTGGCCTGGAACCTCTCCCTCATTGTTTTAATAAGGATGGATTCCCACCTCCATACACCCATGTATTTCTTCCTCAGTAACCTGTCCTTCATAGATGTCTGCTATATCAGCTCCACAGTCCCCAAGATGCTCTCCAACCTCTTACAGGAACAGCAAACTATCACTTTTGTTGGTTGTATTATTCAGTACTTTATCTTTTCAACGATGGGACTGAGTGAGTCTTGTCTCATGACAGCCATGGCTTATGATCGTTATGCTGCCATTTGTAACCCCCTGCTCTATTCATCCATCATGTCACCCACCCTCTGTGTTTGGATGGTACTGGGAGCCTACATGACTGGCCTCACTGCTTCTTTATTCCAAATTGGTGCTTTGCTTCAACTCCACTTCTGTGGGTCTAATGTCATCAGACATTTCTTCTGTGACATGCCCCAGCTGTTAATCTTGTCCTGTACTGACACTTTCTTTGTACAGGTCATGACTGCTATATTAACCATGTTCTTTGGGATAGCAAGTGCCCTAGTTATCATGATATCCTATGGCTATATTGGCATCTCCATCATGAAGATCACTTCAGCTAAAGGCAGGTCCAAGGCATTCAACACCTGTGCTTCTCATCTAACAGCTGTTTCCCTCTTCTATACATCAGGAATCTTTGTCTATTTGAGTTCTAGCTCTGGAGGTTCTTCAAGCTTTGACAGATTTGCATCTGTTTTCTACACTGTGGTCATTCCCATGTTAAATCCCTTGATTTACAGTTTGAGgaacaaagaaattaaagatgccTTAAAGAGGTTGCAAAAGAGAAAGTGCTGCTGA